A window of Pelagicoccus enzymogenes genomic DNA:
ACGTTACCAATCGTCATCGGACCGTTTTTGATCGCCTCGTAGAAACTCAAATCCGCCTCGCTTTGGATTCGCTTCTCCAAAGCCTCATTGTAACCCACCAACGCTTCGCCATCTCGAAAACGCCCCATGTAGACGTGCCCAAAATTCCCATACACAACAACCCCAAGAACAAAGGTATCGCGAAATTCCGAGTCTAGGACGGCCGATGAGACCTCCGCAGAATACTCTCGGTGGTCAGACTTACGATAAATATCCCATATGGTCGGCGATATTGCGTCCACGATGCGCAAGGCCACATTCTCCGCTCGGCGTTCCAAGTCCTTATCCAAGCCTCGCTTCGTCACCGAAAAGCGAACAGCCGTGAACCCCGAAATCAGAATAAACACAGTCAGAACAAGTACCCAAAAAAGGAATACAGATCTATGTTCAACAAACTTCTTCATTCATACTTTCGGCTTACGCTACCCCCTCTGCCTAAACTCAATCATACGCTCCAAAGTACTCGTAGTAGCGGTTGTAGCGCTCCTTGAAGGCTTGCTTCTCCGAGATCAGCCTCTTCGTGTAATCATCCCGGGCCCGATATCCTTCAAGGATTGACTCGTTGGCGACGCGCCAACGCTCGATGTCCTCCTTGCTCCAGGCATGAAAGTTCACATTGGCCTGCTTGAGCGCCTCGAGAGCATCGAAGTCCGCCAACTTCGACTTCACGGTGGTCGTCAAGGCATACGCTTTTAGAGCGGACTCCAATATCGCTTTCAGGTCCTCGCCAAGCTCGTCGTATGCCGCTTCGTTTATCAGAAAATCGGATACAACTGCAGGTTGCCAGATCGCCGGAACAATCGCGTTAGGGCTGACATCGTGCAGATTCAAATCCAAGACGCCTCTCGCGGTCGTCCATTCAACTGCATCGATCAAGCCCTGCTCTAAGGCAGGGCGCATCTCCTCCGGAACGAGCGGAATCGTGTAGGCCCCCGATGCCTCCGTGAAGACTTCACCCGGCAAGCCCGGACCGATGCGGACCTTCTTGTCCTTCAAGTCGTCGAGCCCCATGATCGGCTCCTTCGAAAGCAAGCCAAACTCCATGCCCGGCCACCAAGCCGGTCTCCAAATGATCCCGTCTCCGCTAGCCAACTCGTTGGCCAAAGCCGTGCCTTCCCCCTCCAAGAAGAACATCATGGAGGCGTCCAAGTTCATGAAGTCGAACGGCCCCGCATTCATGACCGACCAAGAAGGATGCCGGCCCGACCACCAATTCGGCCATCCGTTGCCCATCTCTACCCGACGTTCCGACACCGCCGCATAAATGTCCGGGCCGCTGGCAACTTCGCCGCCGGGAACAGGGCGGATGAGCAACCTTCCGCCCGACATCAACTTCACCTGCTCCGCCATCTCCAAGAGCTCGACGAAATCCAAGCTGCCCGCTGTGGCTTGGGACTGCAGCACCCATTCGTGAGGCGTTTGCCTCTGCGAAGAACAGCCCTGCAGCAGGATCAGGAACAGGCAAAGCGATACGACCAGGCAACCGAAGATGAGAGCGGAACCGAATCGAGAGGATAGGTAGGAGGGTGTAGCGAGCACTCAGCGAATGAAAGCGGCTGGCAAACGCTGTCAAACCAAGCCGTAACAATCGTAAAAGAGACCGTCAACGGCTCGCAGGAAACGCTGAGTCGAGCAGCCCTTGTGGACCGGTTCTGCCCGGCCCACCGCAGAGGAGTCGTTCCTTAAAGGCTGAAGCGTAGAAAACGACTTTCCACCACCTTTGCGGATGAACCAAAAAAAGCCCCGTCCGGAGAACCGGACGAGGCGCAAAATGGAAGCTTAGCGAAACGCTAGTAGCGATAGTGGGCAGGCTTGAAGGGGCCCGCTTGGTTCACGCCGATGTAGTCCGCCTGCTCAGGAGTGAGCTTGGTCAGCTTCACCCCAATCTTGTCGAGGTGGAGGCGAGCCACTTCCTCGTCGAGCTCCTGGGCGAGACGGTAAACGCCTACCTTGTACTCGTCCTTCTTCTTCCAGAGATCGATCTGAGCGAGCGTCTGGTTCGCGAAGGAGTTCGACATGACGAAGGATGGGTGACCCGTCGCGCAACCGAGGTTCACGAGGCGTCCGCCAGCCAACAAGAAGATGGCGTTGCCGTCGGGGAATGTGTACTGGTCGACCTGCGGCTTGATATTCAGATGCTGGATACCGGGATACTTGAGCAGCTTGTCTACTTGGATCTCGTTGTCGAAGTGACCGATGTTACAAACGATCGCCTGGTCCTTCATCGCCTTCATATGCTCGAGGGTGATGATGTCCTTGTTGCCGGTGGTGGTGACGTAGATGTCGGCACGGCCCAGAGTGTCCTCGACTGTCGTAACTTCAAAGCCTTCCATGGCAGCCTGCAGGGCGCAGATCGGATCGATCTCAGTGACGATCACACGAGCTCCCATGCCGACGAGGGCTTGAGCGCAGCCCTTGCCCACGTCGCCGTATCCACAAACCACTGCCACCTTGCCGCCTGTCATGACGTCGGTAGCGCGCTTGATGCCGTCGATCAGCGACTCGCGACAACCGTAGAGGTTGTCGAACTTGGACTTGGTCACGGAGTCGTTCACGTTAATGGCAGGCACCAAAAGCTGACCAGCCTTCTCCATGTGGTAGAGACGGTGTACGCCAGTGGTCGTTTCTTCAGAAACGCCCTTCCACTCCTTCACCACGTCGTGCCAACGCGTGGGATTTTCAGCGTGGGTTTGCTTGAGCAGGTTCTTGATGATCTGCTCCTCTTCGGAACCGGATTCCGTGTTAACCCAGTCGCTGCCGTCCTCGAGCTCGTAGCCCTTGTGGATCAGCAAGGTCGCGTCGCCACCGTCGTCGACGATCAGCTGCGGGCCAAGGCCGCCAGGGAAACGGAGCGCTTGGTCCGTGCACCACCAGTATTCTTCCAAGGTCTCGCCCTTCCAGGCAAAAACCGGAACGCCTGCCGCCGCGATAGCCGCCGCCGCGTGGTCCTGAGTTGAGTAGATGTTGCAAGATACCCAACGCACGTCGGCGCCGAGGTCGACCAAGGTCTCGATGAGGACCGCGGTCTGGATCGTCATGTGCAAAGAGCCCATGATGCGCACGCCTGCCAGCGGCTTCTCGGCAGCGTACTTGGCGCGGACGCCCATGAGGCCCGGCATCTCCGCTTCCGCGATGGTGATTTCCTTGCGGCCGAATTCGGCGTGTTCCTGGAACTCTTCTGGGGTCTTGGCTGCTACCTTGTACGGCAGCGTTTCTGTCGTTGTTTCACTCATTATTTCTTCTCCTCCTCTAGTTATTGGAATTTCGTAACCGCCTTTTTGAGAGCTGCGACCTTATCCGTCTGCTCCCAAGGCAAGTCGTCCTTGCCGAAGTGGCCGTAGTTGGTGGTGCCGCGGTAGATCGGACGCAGCAAGTTGAGCTGCTTGACGATGTTAGCCGGCTTGAAGCTGAACACTTCGGAAACCGCAGCTTCGATCGCCTCTTCGGCGACGGAGCTGGTGCCAAAAGTATCCACCGTCACGCTCACAGGCTCGGGGTAGCCGATCGCGTAAGCAACCTGCAGCTCCGCCTTCGAGGCCAAGCCAGCGGCCACGATGTTCTTCGCGACCCAACGGCACATGTAGGCAGCGGAACGGTCGACCTTGGAAGGGTCCTTGCCCGAAAAGGCGCCACCACCGTGACGGCCCGCGCCACCGTAGGTGTCCACGATGATCTTGCGGCCCGTGAGACCCGCGTCGCCCTGAGGCCCGCCGATTACGAAACGGCCAGTCGGGTTGACCAAAAACTTGGTGTTCTTAGTGATGAGCTTCTTGGGCAGGCACTTCTTGATGACCTTGTTGACCATGAAATCCTCGATCGTTTTCTTGGACACGTCGGCCGAGTGCTGCGTAGAAATGACCACTGCGGTGATCTCCGCGATCTTGCCGTTCTCGTAACGGACCGAAACCTGCGACTTGCAGTCCGGACGCAACCACTTCGCTTGGCGGCCACCGTGGCGTACGCGAGCGATCTCGCGGCCGATGCGGTGCGAGTACATGAGGGCCGCCGGCATCAATTCCGGCGTTTCGTCGCAGGCAAAGCCGAACATGATGCCCTGGTCGCCAGCCCCTTGCTCCGCCGTGTCCTTGCCCTTGGCCTTCTTGGCGTCCACGCCCTGGGCGATGTCCGGAGATTGGCTGGTAAGGTTGTTGGTGATGAAAACCTGGTCGGCATGGAAAACGTCGTCGTCGTTGACGTAGCCAATCTCGCGGATGGCGTTGCGGACGATGTCCTCGTAGTTGAGCTTCGCCTTCGTGGTGATCTCACCTGCCAAGACGACCGCGTTGCTCTTCACGAGCGTCTCGCAAGCGACGCGGCTGGTTGGATCCTGCTCGAGGCAGGCGTCCAAGACGCTGTCTGAAATGTAGTCAGAAACCTTGTCGGGGTGTCCCTCGGCAACGGATTCAGAGGAAAATACGAAGTTTTTTGGCATAGTGGTACGATCGATTTTTCTAGAATTTCAGGAGGCGAAACGAATGCATCCCATCAACGTATGCGGATTTGTTGATATGAAACTTGAGAAAAATCAAGAACCGAGTTGCAAATGGCACGTTAAACGTGCTCCAAGCACGGCAGCGGACAGTGGCCAACGTGAGGATTTTAATCTTCGACGCTCCGCGAGAGCAGGGCTTCCCTTCTCTTTCTCGCGTTTTCTTTGCGGAGTTCCTGCACGCGCTCGAAGGACATTACCATCGTTGCGTCGAAGGAGATCTCTGCCTCGCTTTTCCGCCGCTCTCGAACTTTTTGAGCTAAGTTGAGCGGCCGTACCTTGGCCTCCCTCAGTTGGATTTTCTTCACATCGCCCCCTCTGGCAACCGTTGCCGATGGCGGCGAAAGGCTCGCAGAGACAATTGCGATCCCCATCCTTTCACGCCCAACTTCAATCCAACCGAGATGGCCATTTTGCTTGTGCGATAGACTCACTTTTGTGGAGCCTCCGAATTCAAATACACCCGTCAATTCCAACAGATCTAGTTCGGCTGCCCAGACAGGTGCGGCAACCAACGAAGCGATGAGACAAAACAAGAGGACGAGACGGTCCCGCAGCACAGCCACCGCAATTCTCTTTCGGGCAATATTCATTGCTTTAACTCCCACTGATTCAAAACGAACAAAACCGGCCCCCCCGCCAAGGAGGGCCAGTCCCCGTAATCACAAAGCCAATCGGCTTTGAAAGATTTTGCTCAACGACTAATCGACGAAAGTGACAGCCATAACTGATTCGCCGGCTGTACCATCTGGATTGTACACATCAACTGAGTAGGCACCCGGATTGAGCGAGAGAAGGGCAATCGCGCTAGTGGTATCTCCAGTGAGGTCACCACGATCATAAACGCGGTACATGGCCTCGATAGCGTCCTTCTGGTCCGTCTCAGCCCAGTTGGTCCAGATCTTGTTGTCCATGATGTACTCGCCTTCGCTGTAGCTGTAGATTCTGAAGGCTGTGGAGGAGGCAGCTGTAAGTACCGGCGGGGTTAGGTTAAGGAGAGCTTGCCCCTCAGCGTGGATCATCACCATACGAGGTACATCACCAGTTACAATAAGCCCCATAGCACGGACTTCTCCAGCACCCACGTCGAGGTCAGTACGAACTGCCGTGGCAAAGATTTCGCCACTTTTACGCTCGATAGACTCCGGGAGGTAGCCATCGATGGATAGCTTCGTCCATCCAGCTGCCCAATTGGTTTCACCGAATGCACCTTGGAAGTCTACGTCGAGGAACCAACCATCAGCTGGCTCGTCCTTGAGAGCGTTAGTAAATGCTGGGCTGGCAGCCATGGGGCGAGGGTCGAGTCCACCGTCTGCGATACGACTCACACCGTAGAGCATCGGGTCTTGGATCGTGTTGCCCTTACCGGTTGCGGTCAAAAAGGTTACAATGTCTGCATTGGAAGAAAGACCGTTGGCTGTTCCGTCACCAAGATTATACCAAATGTTGTTGCGGAAATCGATACGAGTCACTCCGTCGCTAACTTCTGTCAAACCCGAGATAGAGTCGCCAGCAATTGCGACACCCCCACCCGCAAAATCCATGAAGATGGAGTTGTAGTAGTGAACACCCGCGTCATCTTCGATGCTGAATACTTCTTCGTTTTGGTTAGCACCGATATAGGTCGCATTGTAGATGTCGCCCATACCTCGATAGGGGTGACCTGCTGGAGTCTGAGCAAAACTGGCCGTTCCATCGTGCTCTCCAGCGTGATCCATTTCGGCACTGCCAGCGATACCAGTAGTACCGATAGTGAACCAGAACTGTCCACGACCGGTCCAACCTTGGTCATAGTCAAAGCTCTCGTCGTTACAGTAAGCTGCGACGAGGTAACGAGCGTCTACCGTTCCACCAAACCACTCAAATCCGTCGTCTTTGTTGGCAAATACTTCGACGAACTCAATTGTGGTTCCACGACCAACGCCACCCATGGTAAGACCGTTGATTTCATTACCTGAACCGATTTCGGATCCACCATGGCGAATAGACACATAGCGAAAAATACCTGAATTGTCATCTGGATCCAATCCTCCGAACTCCGTCCAAGTATTGGATTCTTGGTTGTCTAGGCCTTCGACGTTTTCCAAGGTCGGAATTTGCGGATCAGAAAGAAAGTCACCTGTTGTGCCCTGCTTGTGAGAGTTCACAGGAGCTGCACCGAGGATGATGACACCACCCCAGAGATTGGTTTGACCCGCACCAAAAGAACCATCCAATGGATCATCTTCAGCTGTGAAGATGATCGGATCACTTGGAGTTCCCATGGCGAAAATTTTCGAACCGCGAGTAATGATCAATGCGGTCGCTGGGTCCGCGGGCGCAGCAGGTTTACCTCCCTTGATCACAGTGCCCGGCTCAATTGTCAAAGACGCACCATCTGTAACATAAATTTGGCCCTTGAGGACATAAGTTGTGTCCTTCGTCCAGACCGTGTCCGTAGTAATGTTAGCGGTAATATCCTCACCGTAACTCATTAAGCAAGCGGCAATACCTGCAAGCGATGTTATTATACGTTTCATAGAAGTTCTGTGGATTACAGTTCTTTGTGGTTATATTATTCGAATCTTTTCGAAAAGCTCAGCGAAATAGTCCTTCCCTTAGACACATCAGAATAGACAAGATGTTCGTCGAAATCATCCCAAAATA
This region includes:
- the metK gene encoding methionine adenosyltransferase encodes the protein MPKNFVFSSESVAEGHPDKVSDYISDSVLDACLEQDPTSRVACETLVKSNAVVLAGEITTKAKLNYEDIVRNAIREIGYVNDDDVFHADQVFITNNLTSQSPDIAQGVDAKKAKGKDTAEQGAGDQGIMFGFACDETPELMPAALMYSHRIGREIARVRHGGRQAKWLRPDCKSQVSVRYENGKIAEITAVVISTQHSADVSKKTIEDFMVNKVIKKCLPKKLITKNTKFLVNPTGRFVIGGPQGDAGLTGRKIIVDTYGGAGRHGGGAFSGKDPSKVDRSAAYMCRWVAKNIVAAGLASKAELQVAYAIGYPEPVSVTVDTFGTSSVAEEAIEAAVSEVFSFKPANIVKQLNLLRPIYRGTTNYGHFGKDDLPWEQTDKVAALKKAVTKFQ
- the dctP gene encoding TRAP transporter substrate-binding protein DctP, which translates into the protein MLATPSYLSSRFGSALIFGCLVVSLCLFLILLQGCSSQRQTPHEWVLQSQATAGSLDFVELLEMAEQVKLMSGGRLLIRPVPGGEVASGPDIYAAVSERRVEMGNGWPNWWSGRHPSWSVMNAGPFDFMNLDASMMFFLEGEGTALANELASGDGIIWRPAWWPGMEFGLLSKEPIMGLDDLKDKKVRIGPGLPGEVFTEASGAYTIPLVPEEMRPALEQGLIDAVEWTTARGVLDLNLHDVSPNAIVPAIWQPAVVSDFLINEAAYDELGEDLKAILESALKAYALTTTVKSKLADFDALEALKQANVNFHAWSKEDIERWRVANESILEGYRARDDYTKRLISEKQAFKERYNRYYEYFGAYD
- a CDS encoding T9SS C-terminal target domain-containing protein — encoded protein: MKRIITSLAGIAACLMSYGEDITANITTDTVWTKDTTYVLKGQIYVTDGASLTIEPGTVIKGGKPAAPADPATALIITRGSKIFAMGTPSDPIIFTAEDDPLDGSFGAGQTNLWGGVIILGAAPVNSHKQGTTGDFLSDPQIPTLENVEGLDNQESNTWTEFGGLDPDDNSGIFRYVSIRHGGSEIGSGNEINGLTMGGVGRGTTIEFVEVFANKDDGFEWFGGTVDARYLVAAYCNDESFDYDQGWTGRGQFWFTIGTTGIAGSAEMDHAGEHDGTASFAQTPAGHPYRGMGDIYNATYIGANQNEEVFSIEDDAGVHYYNSIFMDFAGGGVAIAGDSISGLTEVSDGVTRIDFRNNIWYNLGDGTANGLSSNADIVTFLTATGKGNTIQDPMLYGVSRIADGGLDPRPMAASPAFTNALKDEPADGWFLDVDFQGAFGETNWAAGWTKLSIDGYLPESIERKSGEIFATAVRTDLDVGAGEVRAMGLIVTGDVPRMVMIHAEGQALLNLTPPVLTAASSTAFRIYSYSEGEYIMDNKIWTNWAETDQKDAIEAMYRVYDRGDLTGDTTSAIALLSLNPGAYSVDVYNPDGTAGESVMAVTFVD
- the ahcY gene encoding adenosylhomocysteinase, yielding MSETTTETLPYKVAAKTPEEFQEHAEFGRKEITIAEAEMPGLMGVRAKYAAEKPLAGVRIMGSLHMTIQTAVLIETLVDLGADVRWVSCNIYSTQDHAAAAIAAAGVPVFAWKGETLEEYWWCTDQALRFPGGLGPQLIVDDGGDATLLIHKGYELEDGSDWVNTESGSEEEQIIKNLLKQTHAENPTRWHDVVKEWKGVSEETTTGVHRLYHMEKAGQLLVPAINVNDSVTKSKFDNLYGCRESLIDGIKRATDVMTGGKVAVVCGYGDVGKGCAQALVGMGARVIVTEIDPICALQAAMEGFEVTTVEDTLGRADIYVTTTGNKDIITLEHMKAMKDQAIVCNIGHFDNEIQVDKLLKYPGIQHLNIKPQVDQYTFPDGNAIFLLAGGRLVNLGCATGHPSFVMSNSFANQTLAQIDLWKKKDEYKVGVYRLAQELDEEVARLHLDKIGVKLTKLTPEQADYIGVNQAGPFKPAHYRY